A stretch of Stenotrophomonas indicatrix DNA encodes these proteins:
- a CDS encoding general secretion pathway protein GspK, which produces MKRPRGAALVLVLWLIALMTALVGAFALSARVEHLQQRVLGDDARGQERARAGLEYALLRLQPDPQRPPWQADGRAYRWQFDDARIEIRVLDENGKINLNLADTALLSAFMQALGEPAESARQLAGAIIDWRDEDSLLQPGGGAEAPEYAAAGLPYGPRNKRFETLGELQRVLGMRGSLYTAMLPHLTLYSRQARPDPRFASGPVLTALGLDAEQLLAQRAQQERDGDNAAGASALASGSGTYSIESRATDGSGRLSVLQAVVRNGSGGVPGRTYTVLRWEQGMAAR; this is translated from the coding sequence ATGAAGCGTCCACGTGGTGCCGCGCTGGTCCTGGTGCTGTGGTTGATCGCGCTGATGACCGCGCTGGTCGGCGCCTTTGCGCTCAGCGCACGGGTCGAACACCTGCAGCAGCGGGTGCTCGGTGACGACGCACGCGGCCAGGAGCGCGCCCGCGCCGGCCTGGAATACGCGTTGCTGCGGCTGCAGCCGGACCCGCAGCGTCCGCCGTGGCAGGCTGATGGCCGCGCCTATCGCTGGCAGTTCGACGACGCCCGCATCGAGATCCGGGTGCTGGACGAGAACGGCAAGATCAACCTCAACCTGGCCGATACGGCCCTGCTGTCCGCATTCATGCAGGCACTGGGCGAGCCGGCAGAAAGCGCCAGGCAGCTGGCCGGTGCGATCATCGACTGGCGCGACGAAGACAGCCTGCTGCAGCCCGGTGGTGGTGCCGAGGCGCCGGAGTACGCCGCCGCAGGCCTGCCCTATGGCCCGCGCAACAAGCGCTTTGAAACCCTGGGCGAACTGCAGCGGGTGCTGGGGATGCGCGGGTCGCTGTATACCGCGATGCTGCCGCACCTGACGCTCTACAGCAGGCAGGCGCGCCCGGATCCACGTTTCGCCAGTGGGCCGGTGTTGACGGCATTGGGCCTGGATGCGGAACAACTGCTGGCGCAACGCGCCCAGCAGGAGCGTGACGGAGATAACGCTGCGGGTGCATCGGCGCTTGCCAGCGGCAGTGGCACCTATAGTATCGAGTCCCGCGCCACTGACGGCAGCGGACGCCTGTCGGTGCTGCAGGCGGTGGTGCGCAACGGATCGGGCGGGGTGCCCGGCCGGACCTACACAGTGCTTCGCTGGGAGCAGGGAATGGCAGCAAGATGA
- a CDS encoding type II secretion system protein J, which translates to MRRRARGFTLVEVMLATVLLAGGLALAFASVRSAMAISQRGEQIAAQSERMRAVQALLRRQLASALRSPLEVPDPTREPVFFQGDDQGMQFAADLPGYLGRGGPYLHALQVDGAAGHRRLLLGLVLLQEGERIEENPPRPPEVLAEELKDVRLRYRGVDASNGQLTEWLPRWEDTRRLPLLVEVQIVPARGTPWPPLVVSLRAGGSGGAR; encoded by the coding sequence ATGAGGCGCCGCGCACGCGGCTTCACCCTGGTCGAAGTGATGCTGGCCACGGTGCTGCTGGCAGGCGGCCTGGCGCTGGCGTTCGCCAGCGTGCGCTCGGCGATGGCGATCAGCCAGCGCGGCGAGCAGATTGCCGCGCAGAGCGAACGCATGCGCGCAGTGCAGGCCCTGCTGCGGCGGCAGCTCGCCAGTGCCCTGCGCAGCCCGCTGGAAGTGCCCGATCCCACCCGCGAACCGGTGTTCTTCCAGGGTGACGATCAGGGCATGCAGTTCGCTGCCGACCTGCCGGGCTATCTCGGTCGTGGCGGCCCTTACCTGCATGCGCTGCAGGTGGATGGCGCAGCCGGGCACCGCCGCTTGCTGCTGGGGCTGGTGCTGCTGCAGGAAGGCGAGCGCATCGAAGAGAACCCGCCGCGCCCGCCCGAAGTGCTGGCGGAGGAGTTGAAGGACGTAAGGCTGCGCTACCGCGGTGTCGACGCCAGCAACGGGCAGCTGACCGAATGGTTGCCACGCTGGGAGGACACCCGGCGCCTTCCATTGCTGGTGGAAGTGCAGATCGTGCCGGCCAGGGGCACGCCGTGGCCGCCGCTGGTGGTGTCACTGCGGGCCGGTGGCAGCGGAGGTGCGCGATGA
- the xpsF gene encoding type II secretion system protein XpsF: MPNYRYKALNPHGEVFDGQMEAASEADLVARLQDQGHLPMETQLADGGAVGGSSLRGLFRQRPLQGAALLQFTQQLATLLGAGQPLDRALSILLSLPEDERSRRAITDIRDVVRGGAPLSTALERQHGLFSRLYVNMVRAGEAGGSLHDTLQRLADYLERSRALQGKVINALVYPAILLVVVGGALLFLLGYVVPQFAQMYESLDVALPWFTNLVLQLGLFVRDWWVLLLVVPGVLLLLFERKVRQPAFRLALDGWLLQRRGIGRLLGELETARLARTLGTLLRNGVPLLGALGIARNVLGNRALAADLETAADEVKNGTGLSLALSRGKRFPRLALQMIQVGEESGALDTMLLKAADTFEQDSARRIDRLLAAMVPAITLVLASVVGAVIVAVLVPLYDLTNAIG; encoded by the coding sequence ATGCCGAACTACCGTTACAAGGCACTGAACCCACACGGTGAAGTGTTCGACGGACAGATGGAAGCGGCCAGCGAGGCCGACCTGGTCGCGCGCCTGCAGGACCAGGGCCATCTGCCGATGGAAACGCAGCTGGCCGACGGGGGGGCGGTTGGCGGCAGCAGCCTGCGCGGCCTGTTCCGCCAGCGTCCGCTGCAGGGCGCGGCATTGCTGCAGTTCACCCAGCAGCTGGCCACCCTGCTCGGTGCCGGGCAGCCGCTGGACCGCGCGCTGTCGATCCTGCTCAGCCTGCCCGAAGACGAGCGCTCGCGCCGCGCGATCACTGACATCCGCGACGTGGTGCGTGGTGGCGCGCCGCTGTCGACTGCGCTGGAACGCCAGCACGGCCTGTTCTCGCGTCTATACGTGAACATGGTGCGCGCCGGCGAAGCCGGTGGCAGCCTGCACGACACGCTGCAACGCCTGGCCGACTACCTCGAACGCAGCCGTGCGCTGCAGGGCAAGGTGATCAACGCGCTGGTCTACCCGGCGATCCTGCTGGTGGTGGTGGGTGGTGCGCTGCTGTTCCTGCTGGGCTACGTGGTGCCGCAGTTCGCACAGATGTACGAAAGCCTGGACGTGGCGCTGCCATGGTTCACCAACCTGGTGCTGCAGCTGGGCCTGTTCGTGCGCGACTGGTGGGTGCTGCTGCTGGTGGTGCCCGGCGTGCTGCTGCTGTTGTTCGAACGCAAGGTGCGGCAGCCCGCGTTCCGTCTGGCGCTGGATGGCTGGCTGCTGCAGCGCCGGGGCATCGGCCGCCTGCTGGGCGAGCTGGAAACCGCGCGGCTGGCGCGCACCCTGGGGACACTGCTGCGCAACGGCGTGCCGCTGCTGGGGGCGCTGGGCATCGCCCGCAACGTGCTCGGCAACCGCGCGCTGGCCGCAGACCTGGAGACCGCCGCCGACGAGGTCAAGAACGGCACCGGCCTGTCGCTGGCGTTGTCGCGCGGCAAGCGTTTTCCCCGGCTGGCGCTGCAGATGATCCAGGTCGGCGAGGAGTCCGGCGCGCTCGATACCATGCTGCTGAAAGCTGCTGATACCTTCGAACAGGACAGCGCCCGCCGCATCGACCGCCTGCTGGCGGCGATGGTGCCGGCGATCACCCTGGTGCTGGCCTCGGTGGTCGGCGCGGTGATCGTGGCCGTGCTGGTGCCGTTGTACGACCTTACCAACGCCATCGGCTGA
- the gspM gene encoding type II secretion system protein GspM — protein MPMPSARRDRWLALALLLAVLGLAYLLLVHPWFTQPLRAIDADAAALRERQQRVQAQLQQQPQIEQRLRATRDALQQRPGFLQEATAEAAAAALGARLQDAVAMASPGNRSCTISNRTPLSDNRRDAAFVRVAMQVRLRCGVAELATVLHSLETGSPRLFVDNLNLIAQRFQQSPNESGLGLDVSFELAGYLLPAAAADPSTAPVATPPAAAPVASPPAPVPSPAEQPATDAQEVADEA, from the coding sequence ATGCCGATGCCAAGCGCACGCCGTGACCGCTGGCTGGCACTGGCACTGCTGTTGGCAGTGCTGGGCCTGGCCTACCTGCTGCTGGTGCACCCGTGGTTCACCCAGCCGCTGCGCGCCATCGATGCCGATGCCGCCGCCCTGCGCGAGCGCCAGCAGCGCGTGCAGGCGCAGCTGCAGCAGCAGCCGCAGATCGAACAGCGGCTGCGCGCAACCCGCGACGCCCTGCAGCAGCGCCCGGGGTTCCTGCAGGAAGCCACCGCCGAGGCCGCCGCGGCCGCGCTCGGCGCACGCCTGCAGGATGCGGTGGCGATGGCCAGCCCGGGCAACCGCAGCTGCACCATCAGCAACCGCACGCCGTTGAGCGACAACCGTCGCGATGCTGCGTTCGTGCGCGTGGCCATGCAGGTGCGCCTGCGCTGTGGCGTGGCCGAACTCGCCACCGTGCTGCACAGCCTGGAGACTGGCAGCCCGCGCCTGTTCGTGGACAACCTCAACCTGATCGCACAGCGCTTCCAGCAATCGCCCAACGAATCCGGCCTCGGCCTGGATGTGTCCTTCGAGCTGGCCGGCTACCTGTTGCCGGCGGCTGCTGCCGATCCCTCGACAGCACCCGTGGCCACGCCGCCTGCAGCAGCGCCGGTGGCGTCGCCGCCGGCACCTGTGCCGTCACCGGCGGAGCAGCCTGCCACCGATGCGCAGGAGGTGGCCGATGAAGCTTGA
- the xpsI gene encoding type II secretion system protein XpsI — protein sequence MRSRARGFTLLEVIVAFALLGLALTLLLGSLSGGARQVRDAELRTRAVLHAQSLLAAAGVEAPLQAGSQQGEWEQGRYQWQLQVQPWAEPRSGALPAAQSPGAPWLAELQLQVRWGDSEREQLRWRSLRLLPPALENAR from the coding sequence ATGAGGTCGCGCGCCCGTGGTTTCACCCTGCTGGAAGTGATCGTTGCCTTCGCCTTGCTCGGGCTGGCGCTGACGCTGTTGCTGGGCAGCCTGTCCGGCGGCGCGCGGCAGGTGCGCGACGCCGAGCTGCGCACGCGCGCGGTGCTGCACGCGCAGTCGTTGCTGGCCGCCGCCGGGGTGGAAGCACCGCTGCAGGCCGGCAGCCAGCAGGGCGAGTGGGAGCAGGGGCGTTATCAGTGGCAGCTGCAGGTGCAGCCCTGGGCCGAGCCGCGCAGTGGTGCGCTGCCCGCTGCGCAGTCGCCGGGCGCACCCTGGCTGGCGGAACTGCAGCTGCAGGTGCGTTGGGGCGACAGTGAACGCGAGCAGTTGCGCTGGCGCAGCCTGCGTCTGTTGCCGCCCGCGCTGGAGAATGCGCGATGA
- the xpsH gene encoding type II secretion system protein XpsH: MLLFLPRRVSRPRLHGRRAAGLSLLEMLLVIALIAAIGLITAAGMSRGFAGMQLRSAGKDIANQLRMVRAQAIARGEPQRFVIEPAQHRWQGASQRHGEVPAKLKVQFEGAAQLATAPGQGVIEFHPDGGSSGGRIRLQLESAEWRIDVGWLTGEVRSGPWRAQ, translated from the coding sequence ATGCTGCTTTTCCTGCCGCGCCGGGTGTCACGCCCGCGCCTGCACGGCAGGCGCGCGGCGGGCCTGTCGCTGCTGGAAATGCTGCTGGTGATCGCGTTGATCGCGGCCATCGGCCTGATCACCGCCGCTGGCATGTCGCGCGGCTTTGCCGGCATGCAGCTGCGCAGTGCCGGCAAGGACATCGCCAACCAGCTGCGCATGGTGCGCGCGCAGGCCATTGCCCGCGGCGAACCGCAGCGCTTCGTGATCGAACCGGCGCAGCATCGTTGGCAGGGCGCCAGCCAGCGCCACGGTGAAGTGCCGGCCAAGCTGAAGGTGCAGTTCGAAGGTGCCGCGCAGTTGGCCACCGCGCCTGGCCAGGGCGTGATCGAATTCCATCCCGACGGCGGCTCCAGTGGCGGCCGCATCCGCCTGCAGCTGGAGAGCGCGGAGTGGCGCATCGATGTGGGCTGGTTGACCGGTGAAGTCCGTTCCGGACCGTGGCGGGCGCAATGA
- the gspG gene encoding type II secretion system major pseudopilin GspG produces MIASRRPIRLSFTAARHQSGMSLLEIIIVIVLIGAVLTLVASRVLGGADRGKANIAKAQVQTVASKVDNYQIDTGKLPASLNDLVTAPAGVGGWLGPYAKPADLNDPWGHALEYRAPGEGQAYELISLGKDGKAGGSSVDADIRYQP; encoded by the coding sequence ATGATTGCTTCCCGTCGACCGATCCGCCTTTCCTTCACCGCCGCACGCCACCAGTCGGGCATGAGCCTGCTGGAGATCATCATCGTCATCGTGCTGATCGGCGCGGTGCTGACCCTGGTCGCCAGCCGCGTGCTCGGCGGCGCCGATCGTGGCAAGGCCAACATCGCCAAGGCGCAGGTGCAGACCGTTGCCTCCAAGGTCGACAACTACCAGATCGACACCGGCAAGCTGCCCGCCTCGCTCAACGACCTGGTGACCGCGCCGGCCGGCGTCGGTGGCTGGCTGGGCCCGTATGCCAAGCCTGCCGACCTCAACGACCCGTGGGGCCACGCGCTGGAGTACCGCGCACCGGGCGAGGGCCAGGCGTATGAACTGATCAGCCTGGGCAAGGACGGCAAGGCCGGCGGCAGCAGCGTCGACGCTGACATCCGCTACCAGCCGTAA
- the gspE gene encoding type II secretion system ATPase GspE, whose protein sequence is MNALAATAIDDTEGRILDALLARGRLKEGDLARARPLHAESGGSLLGLLVRLGLVSERDQAQASADVLGLPLLEGRQLPESPPQALAEGLPLSLRFLKQFHVCPLALDEHGVQLWLADAHDPYPQQAVQLALGVPVTPLLGMRAEIDDLVERWFGQGRSAMGAIVETADGEGGAVDDIEHLRDLASEAPVIRLVNLVIQRAVELRASDIHVEPFENRLKVRYRVDGVLVEGESPPANLTAAVISRIKIMARLNIAERRLPQDGRIMLRVQGKELDLRVSTVPTAHGESVVMRLLDRETVVFDFHRLGFTDAFLPQFRKVLEQPHGILLVTGPTGSGKTTTLYTALSQLNTADVKIITVEDPVEYQIEGINQIQAKPQIGLDFANALRSIVRQDPDIIMIGEMRDLETARIAIQSALTGHLVLSTLHTNNAAGGITRLLDMGVEDYLLTSTINGILAQRLVRRLEPTHAERYEASPEEIERFDLRRLQPDGTIYLYRPKPSALAPTGYLGRTTIMEFLVMNDALRRAVMRRDGMGEIERIAREAGMRTMYEDGLSKALSGQTTLEEVLRVTEEG, encoded by the coding sequence GTGAACGCGCTCGCTGCCACTGCCATCGACGACACTGAAGGCCGCATCCTCGATGCGCTGCTGGCACGTGGTCGGCTCAAGGAAGGAGATCTGGCGCGTGCGCGGCCGCTGCATGCCGAGTCCGGTGGCAGCCTGCTTGGGCTGCTGGTACGGCTTGGGCTGGTGTCCGAACGTGACCAGGCGCAGGCCAGCGCCGATGTGCTGGGCCTGCCGCTGCTGGAAGGACGGCAGCTGCCTGAATCGCCACCGCAGGCGCTGGCCGAAGGCCTGCCGCTGTCGCTGCGCTTCCTCAAGCAGTTCCACGTGTGCCCGCTGGCGCTGGATGAACACGGCGTGCAGCTGTGGTTGGCCGACGCCCACGATCCTTACCCGCAGCAGGCCGTGCAATTGGCACTGGGTGTACCGGTCACGCCGCTGCTGGGCATGCGCGCGGAGATCGATGATCTGGTCGAGCGCTGGTTCGGCCAGGGCCGCAGTGCGATGGGCGCGATCGTGGAAACCGCCGATGGCGAGGGCGGCGCAGTGGACGATATCGAGCACCTGCGCGATCTCGCTTCCGAAGCGCCGGTGATCCGCCTGGTCAACCTGGTGATCCAGCGCGCGGTCGAACTACGCGCGTCGGACATCCACGTAGAGCCGTTCGAAAACCGGCTGAAGGTGCGTTACCGCGTCGATGGCGTGCTGGTCGAAGGCGAGAGTCCGCCGGCCAACCTGACCGCCGCGGTGATCAGCCGCATCAAGATCATGGCCCGGCTCAACATCGCCGAGCGCCGCCTGCCGCAGGATGGCCGCATCATGCTGCGCGTGCAGGGCAAGGAACTGGACCTGCGTGTCAGCACGGTGCCCACCGCGCACGGCGAAAGCGTGGTGATGCGCCTGCTTGATCGCGAGACGGTGGTGTTCGACTTCCATCGGCTGGGCTTCACCGATGCCTTCCTGCCGCAGTTCCGCAAGGTGCTTGAACAGCCGCACGGCATCCTGCTGGTGACAGGCCCCACCGGGTCGGGCAAGACCACCACGCTGTACACCGCGCTGAGCCAGCTCAACACCGCCGACGTCAAGATCATCACCGTTGAAGATCCGGTCGAGTACCAGATCGAAGGCATCAACCAGATCCAGGCCAAGCCACAGATCGGGCTGGATTTCGCCAATGCGCTGCGCAGCATCGTGCGCCAGGATCCGGACATCATCATGATCGGTGAAATGCGCGACCTGGAAACCGCGCGCATCGCGATCCAGTCAGCGTTGACCGGCCACCTGGTGCTGTCCACGCTGCACACCAACAATGCCGCAGGCGGCATCACCCGCCTGCTCGACATGGGCGTGGAAGATTATCTGCTCACCTCCACCATCAACGGCATCCTGGCCCAGCGCCTGGTGCGCCGGCTGGAGCCGACCCACGCCGAACGCTACGAAGCCTCGCCGGAAGAGATCGAACGCTTCGACCTGCGCCGCCTGCAACCGGATGGAACGATCTACCTGTATCGCCCGAAGCCTTCGGCGCTGGCGCCGACCGGCTACCTGGGGCGCACCACCATCATGGAATTCCTGGTGATGAACGACGCGCTGCGCCGTGCGGTGATGCGTCGCGATGGCATGGGCGAGATCGAGCGCATCGCCCGCGAAGCCGGCATGCGCACCATGTACGAGGACGGCCTGAGCAAGGCCCTGAGCGGGCAGACGACCCTCGAGGAAGTCCTGCGCGTGACCGAGGAAGGCTGA
- a CDS encoding PilN domain-containing protein produces MTAWQDSLRQVQGQIGPGAGRFLRWWRQSLLAWVPMRWQWALGWSQTRLLLQCEDGQLQVWRETGDGLEPVARLPWPLQPADLDRVLEPRLRSLPRVWLLPAGQVLRRNLRLPAAAADRLRSVVGYEIDRQTPFEASQVSYDIRELGSAGEGLLQVELVAWPLRQLDDWRAQIGAWADVLAGVDVIDAQGRALQVNLLPPAQRQQRPDPMRRWNLLLAMAALVMLVLAAMQLLDNRRDAVDALRADVERSARSARGVASERSQLQALLDGAAFLETQRNQRASTVEVWNELTRRLPDGTYLEKLAIENNSLQLIGLSSEASQLVTLLQDAPQWRKVNLTGVLQADGAASGRDRFTLTAELQPLPSAAAAPAPAPTATTEAANADAKRTP; encoded by the coding sequence ATGACGGCGTGGCAGGACAGTCTGCGGCAGGTGCAGGGCCAGATCGGCCCCGGTGCCGGCCGTTTCCTGCGCTGGTGGCGGCAGTCGTTGCTGGCCTGGGTGCCGATGCGTTGGCAATGGGCGCTGGGCTGGTCGCAGACCCGCCTGCTGCTGCAGTGCGAGGACGGGCAACTACAGGTCTGGCGTGAAACCGGCGACGGTCTCGAGCCCGTGGCCCGTCTGCCGTGGCCGCTGCAACCGGCGGACCTGGACCGCGTGCTGGAGCCGCGCCTGCGCAGCCTGCCACGGGTGTGGCTGCTGCCGGCCGGGCAGGTCCTGCGGCGGAATCTGCGTCTTCCTGCCGCAGCCGCTGACCGCCTGCGTTCGGTGGTCGGCTACGAGATCGACCGGCAGACACCGTTCGAAGCCAGCCAGGTCAGCTATGACATCCGTGAGCTGGGCAGTGCCGGCGAAGGCCTGCTGCAGGTGGAGCTGGTGGCCTGGCCGCTGCGCCAGCTGGATGACTGGCGCGCGCAGATCGGAGCGTGGGCCGACGTGCTGGCCGGTGTTGATGTGATCGATGCCCAGGGCCGCGCGCTGCAGGTCAACCTGCTGCCGCCCGCGCAGCGTCAGCAGCGACCGGACCCGATGCGGCGCTGGAACCTGCTGCTTGCCATGGCTGCGCTGGTGATGCTGGTGCTGGCGGCGATGCAGTTGCTGGACAACCGTCGTGACGCCGTCGATGCGCTGCGCGCAGACGTCGAGCGCAGCGCCCGCAGTGCGCGTGGCGTGGCCAGCGAACGCAGCCAGCTGCAGGCGCTGCTGGATGGAGCGGCGTTCCTGGAAACACAGCGCAACCAGCGCGCCAGTACCGTCGAAGTCTGGAACGAGCTGACCCGACGCCTGCCCGATGGCACCTACCTGGAAAAACTGGCGATCGAGAACAACAGCCTGCAGTTGATCGGCCTCAGCAGCGAAGCATCGCAGCTGGTCACGCTGCTGCAGGACGCGCCGCAGTGGCGCAAGGTCAACCTTACCGGCGTGCTGCAGGCTGACGGTGCCGCCAGTGGCCGCGACCGCTTCACCCTGACCGCCGAGCTGCAGCCATTGCCTTCGGCGGCAGCGGCGCCGGCACCCGCCCCGACTGCAACCACGGAGGCGGCCAATGCCGATGCCAAGCGCACGCCGTGA
- a CDS encoding general secretion pathway protein GspN codes for MKLEQISLRTGLSLALAGWAAAIWLATGFGLGSQLPTVSAEGDAQSALPALPVLAPERMAGADSYSVISERPLFAEDRKPRPYLLGGSEAAASPALRLTGVLMSRDFSMATFTTEQGRSLRLRLNGDAVDGWQLVALEPRQATVIGSSGSQVLELAVFNGQGGEAPTALRGATGTPPVPGAVVPPPPPQPTPSQTLPTPRAADGNVAPASPAPAAAAAPPANTNGPSEAQMQAIRERIQARRRQLQQQQQQPSPPPGDGTNR; via the coding sequence ATGAAGCTTGAGCAGATCAGCCTGCGCACCGGGCTGTCGCTGGCGCTGGCCGGATGGGCCGCAGCGATCTGGCTGGCCACCGGCTTCGGTCTTGGCAGCCAGCTGCCCACGGTCAGTGCGGAGGGCGACGCGCAGTCCGCGCTGCCGGCGCTGCCCGTGCTGGCGCCCGAACGCATGGCCGGTGCAGACAGCTACAGCGTGATCAGCGAACGGCCCCTGTTCGCCGAGGACCGCAAGCCACGCCCGTATCTGCTGGGGGGCAGTGAAGCCGCCGCCAGTCCGGCACTGCGCCTGACCGGCGTGCTGATGTCCCGCGACTTCAGCATGGCCACCTTCACCACCGAGCAGGGCCGGTCGCTGCGCCTGCGCCTCAACGGCGATGCAGTCGATGGCTGGCAGCTGGTGGCATTGGAACCGCGCCAGGCCACGGTGATCGGCTCCAGTGGCAGCCAGGTGCTGGAACTGGCCGTGTTCAATGGCCAGGGCGGTGAAGCGCCGACCGCGCTGCGCGGAGCCACTGGCACACCGCCTGTGCCTGGCGCGGTGGTTCCGCCGCCGCCACCGCAGCCAACGCCCAGCCAGACGCTGCCCACCCCCCGTGCCGCCGATGGCAACGTGGCTCCCGCCTCGCCTGCACCGGCCGCGGCCGCCGCACCCCCTGCAAACACCAACGGTCCCAGCGAAGCGCAGATGCAGGCCATCCGCGAACGCATCCAGGCCCGCCGCCGTCAGCTGCAGCAACAGCAGCAACAACCGTCGCCGCCCCCGGGCGATGGCACCAACCGATAG